DNA from Lemur catta isolate mLemCat1 chromosome 7, mLemCat1.pri, whole genome shotgun sequence:
acatctttgcaattgtgaattgtgctgtgataaatatttgagtgaaggtgtctttttgataaaaatgactttttttcctttgagtagataacTAGTTGTGTGATTTCTGGGTCAAAttgtaagtctacatttatttctttgaggaatctcaatattgttttccttagagattatactaatttgcagtgccaccaatagtgtataagcattcctttctctctgcatctatgccagcatctattatttctAGACTCCTTAATAATGGTCactctgacaggggtaaggtggtatctcattgtagttttaatttgatGATTAGTAATACAGAGAATTTTTATGTCTGCtggccatttgtttcttttgaaaaactgcttgtgtctttttttttttacctgttttaaatttatttaatggataAACTCACAAAATTTGAAACCTGTAAACAAAACATTCTTACTTTAGGAACAGCAATTACATAAGCAGAATAATAGCAACAAAATGTTATCCttcttttatacaaaaataaacatgaactGTCATCTTAGCCTAGCATCCTGTTAATAACCACCATGGATTGGTGATAAAGCATTCTTTCAGTactgagatgaaaaaaaaatgcatgtcaCAGAACAATATGAGCACAGTGGAGGATTTGGTAGACTACTAAAATGAATCAGTTTGAGCTCCTGAAATGAAGAATCACtttggaaatgtaaatgaaataaaaggaaagcatgaccaaaaaaaattattccctTAAGACTGTAAAACAAGGGCATTATGCATTCTACCTAAAGCAATGACTATGTCTCCACCATGAAGGAAATCTTATTTTAacctgtcttttgcccattttatgatgtggttgtttggtttttatcttgctgatttgtttgagttctttatagattctggatattagtcctttgtaaAGCATgtatagtttgagaatattttctcctattcagCAGCTTGTCtgttcattttgttgattatttcctttgctgtgcaggttttaaatttaattaattctcatttatttatttttgtttttgctgtatttgccactggggtcttagccataaattattttcctaggccaatgtatagaagagtttttcctacattttcttctggaatttttgtggtttcatgccttgcattgaagtcttttatctatcttgcattaatttttttgtatgatgAGAGATATGgagtcttgtttcattcttctgtatgaggctatccaattttcccagcaccatttatttatgatttgttcttcttttccctttttatagtTCCTTGGGatatgacattaggttgttaacttgtgctctttctgtctttttggtataggcatttaaggctatgcaCGTTCCCCTCAGAACTGcctttgctgtatcccatagattttgaggACTAGACTCTCTCTGCTGAGGCATTGTGGGAAATTGTTCTGCCCAGGTCTCCCCAGAATGGTGTCAGTGGCTGTTTGTTGAAGCTATCTAGGCAGTGGCAGCAAGAATCAGGCCTTCAGGCATTTGCTCTAGTCTAGGTATAATGGTGGTACATGATGAGGGGTGGCTTGTGGCTAGCAGGTCTATGGTAGATAGCTGCACCACAGGCATGGTGTCAGATGGTACCATGCGGTGTACCTCATCACCAGTGTGCAGGGCCAGGGGCCTGCTATATTGGTCAATGTTTGGTGCTATGAGGGCATGGCCTGCCAGTTGGCACACGAAACCAAAAGACAGGGTCTGACACAGAGTGTTCCAGTCTGCAGGGATGTGCATGCAAGGTGAGGGGCATGGCCTGCTACAGAGAGAATGGCTCTGCATAGTCGTGGGCCTTGGTGTGGCAGTGCATGGTGCCAGGGGGCTTGTTCCACTGGTTGGTGTGCAAGGCCatgggggctgggctgctggaCGGCGCAGACTCTCTCCCCACACAGGGACAGTGGGACTCTGCTGAACCCACTCTCCAATGCACCTTTACTATACAATCTCCAATCAGTTCCCTGATCAGTATAGAGGCTCATGACAGTGGTGATGCTCCCCCTGTCCATAGCTCAAGTTGCAATGTGCATGCAGAGGGTGTAGGGCCCTGGGGTTCTCCCCTTTATCCCTCCCCCATGTGTAGGGGCCTCGCTCAGGTACCTTCTAATCTTGGCAAGCAGAACTCCCCATCCCCGTCTCCTTCACTCTAATTGTCTCTTGTCAGTTCTCTGATGATTTATAGTGTTCTCTCCAAAAAGGTCCATCTGTAGGTGAGCATCTACTTGTAGTTTTTGATCTTTTCCTAAAGAATGGCATGAGCAAGCTTCTTCTAATCTGCCATCTTGGCCCTCCGCCTGTATTTTTAAGGTTTAAGGATATtcaaaatgactatttttaaagttttaaagatattgaaaatgattgttcttttaaaaattcttagatgATACCTATGATCTCAAGTTACATAATCCCCAATTCTAACATGCTGTAACTAATTTACACATTAGtttttgcctgtttatttttgagatttactTGAAAGCATAGATGTTATTAACATATTGAGACAAAAAGATCTAATTCAAGACTTCTTCCTTGTAGGTCTGAGAGAAGTCATTTGTGGCAACCTGCTACATGATTAATTACAATTCAGGGCAGCCTAATATTTTGAGTTATGAGTTAGCCAATTCCATATAACTAATAGCAGGAATTTTAGGTCCTTGTCTAGAAGGAGATTAAAAGTTTCCTAAGGACTATCCTAGTAAGCCCAAACATCAGCAATAACAAAGAACTCCTAAGGTATTTGGCTTTCCAGGAGGTTTTTCCCCCGATCAGAGATTAGGCCCCAGTAACATCTTGCGTAGCCTCCGGCGAATCTCCTTAGTCTTGATAGAATAGATAATTGGGTTGAGCATTGGAGGCACAAAGAGATAGGCCAGGGACATGAACTTGTGCACATACTCAGGGGCATGCTTCCCAAATCGATGGACCATGGACACACTAACCATAGGCACATAGAAGATTAGCACAGCACAGATATGTGACACACATGTGTTGAGTGTCTTAAGCCTCTCTTCCTGGGAGGCAATGGCTAGCACAGAGTGTAGAATGAGAACATAGGAGAGGAAGATGAGCACTGAATCTATACCAAAGGCAGAGATGACAATGAACAGGCCATACATGCTGTTGATGGTAGTATCTTCACAGGGTAGGCGGATCAAGTCTGGGTGCAGGCAGTAGGAATGGGTCAGCACATTGGCCTTGCAGAAAGGCAGCCTTTTCAGGAGGAAGGGAAGTGGGAAGACCATGCAGAAGCTGCGGAGGATGATGGATATGCCAATGTGGGCCACACGGGTATCAGTGAGGACTGTGGAATAGCACAAGGGGTTACAGATGGCCACGTAGCGGTCAAAACTCATGGCCAGCAGAATCCCAGACTCTGTCCAGGAGAAAAAGTGGATGAAAAACATCTGGGCTAGGCAGGTATCAAAAGCAATTGCTGGGGCTTGAAAACACACTGCAGCCAGTATAGTAGGCAATGTAGAAAAGGACACACCCAGGTCATTAACAGACAAAAGAGACAGGAAATAGTACATTGGCTGGTGCAAGCTCTGCTCCTCCTTTATGATGAAGAGGATTAGGGTGTTGCCAAGGATAGAGATAGCATaaagcagcaggaggaggacagCCAGCCAGCGCTCCAGGCTCTTCATTTCTGGAAAGCCTGTTAGAGTGAAGCTGGTGGTACTTGAGATGTTAGTCCCAAAGTTTCCCATCTGGTTTCTGAGTGACTTTTGGAGAAATGCAACCAGAGTGAAGGGAGATCAGACAATAGAAGAAGTGAAGACCAAGAATAGATGGTGTCTCAGGATAGGAGAGATAATGATGCTTAGATTCCAATATCAAAGATCATGAAAAAGTCAGAAATAAGCAGGTTACATTTCAGACCCCTCACAGTCTGGCAGTAAATCTGTCATGGGCTCCAGATCCTTCCCCATAGAAATCTTTTGACTCATTTTTTGACGTTATCCCTTATTCtttctgtgtttgtatttttatataggtTCAAAACTTTCTCTAATGATGAAacatgttttttccatttctctttaccAGTTCTTAGCCATTAGGTTGTTCAATAAGTGAGGTACAATATGTCCTCTGTGAAGTATTTCCTTAATCCTCTCCACCTACTGATTTACTCCCTCTTGTGCAAGTAACAGCACTTTTGTTTCATCTTCTAAGCTGCCTCTCCTCTCTCACACTAGAGCGTCACTCCAGTTCCTCGCCCTCTCTTTGTTGCTTGGGCCCCTTGCTTATGCAGTGAGCATCCATAATTTCACTCTCCTCTGTACCtgactgtttttgtttcttttctatatgCTCACATGTTTTGTTCTCTATTTAGACCAACGATTCTCAAACTCTGCTTTGTGTTAGACTCCCTTCAGGAGCTTTTAAAAACCCTTTTGCTTAGACCAAACTCATACCAATTAAATCATAAGTTCTGCAGGTGGATCTCAGGAATCAGCATATGTTAGAATTCCTAGGCAATTCTAATAGACAGCCAAGTTTGAGAATTAGGGGTTTAGATCACTCCTATTAGCATTCAAATAtgtccctcctcccaccacttcCTCCTCTCTGAAGATCAATTTCAGGAGTTACTATcataggaaacaaacaaacagcaacagcAAACCTCTTTATTGCCTCATGTCCTTCTAGTAATCAcccatttctctgctcccttTTGCAACTAATATTCTCAAAATTATCTCCTACTTGCAATGTCCTCCTTGTCTCTCCTCTGTACAGTAATGATCCCAAATTTATGTCTCCTGCCCAAGCTTCTCTTCTTGCTATAAATTCATGTATCCAATTCCCTAGTTGACTATCAAGTGTGAGAGCTCATTGGCATCTCAAATGCAAAGTTGAACTCTTTATCAATTACCATGCTTGATCTTCATAGTCATCATCTCATTAAAGCCTATCATTGTCTATCTATGTGTTTATGCCAGAAAAATCCAGGAGGCATCCTTGACGTTTCTCACCCATTCACAAGTCTATTTATCTACTGTCACCCATCCAGTATATACCCAACCCTGATTTCTCCTCTCCATCTCACTTCCAAAGGTAACCATCGCTCAGCCTCTTTAACCGGGATGCCTGCAGTACCTTTCTGACTGATTGCCCAGCTTAGTCATGCCTCTCTCTAATCCATTCTCCACAAAGCAGCCAGAGTTTTTgtctataatataaataaaatgacattacACTCCTACTAAAAATCTCTGAATCATGCCCCTTACcttttgaaataagaatttaagtATTAATAAGAATTCAAGGTCCTTACCATGGCATGCAGATGCAGCAGCACTACCTAGGAACTTGTCATCTCCAATTATcctaatcattcattcattacttCTCTGTTCATGGCTGTCCCTGTTATGTCACCtcacacatatttttctttctggctcTTCTTACCATACTTTACATTACagtgcattattattattatctatttGTTTGGTTATTTGATTAGTATCTTTCTCTCCCAATAAATGATAAGCTCCaataattttttgcatttcttctcattttatcctcaatgCTTAAACAAAGGACAGGGCAGATAGAGCCCTAGACTAGGACTCAGGGATTACCAgtttgggttttaatttttaaaatattgactaaaTAGATAAACTATCttagcaaaaatatattaaaggaagagctacatttttaagtgtaaagtaACTCAGATAAGTAAAATAACTCCCCTAATATCTAATAACTAAGTTTTAATCTCAGCTTTGCTACATAACAGCTGAGAATTTAGTTAGCTTCTTCATATCTTATTTTCACATCTATagaatagaaaaagtaaaacagagtAAAACATTGAAAGTGTATATTCAGGTTCCCTGGTGCAAGGCATATACTGAATAAATGGCAACCAAGAAACTTATGGTGAAGAGGGATATTTAGTTGCTGAGAATTCTGGTCCTGTCTTCAAACtgtctttccattttccatttcccAATCAGAAGCTCTCTTCTCTTGCTTTTTATTCACTCTCTAATGAGAACATTGGAGTATGAGTTAATCACACTGAAACATTCGCACCAAACAAAAGCTTCAGAAGATGCCCCTCTGAGCCAGGTCTATGCATGTTAGGATCTATATAGCTATAAGAATAAGACAGAGATAGTGGGATTTCAGGTACCAACAGCTATAAATGAGGAGTATGAGAGTGCAAACATAAGTGGAGTGCAGGGAAAAATATCTCTAAATTTCAATTACAAACAACCCGTCCTTCCCCAAATCCTTGTACCTTAATCACTTCAGGATTTTGAAGCAATGAACGAGGTTCCTGAGAGCCTCCATGAGGGAAGAGCTGAGGTCCCCACTTACCTCCAAAGGGTGGCTTTGGTGGATGAGAGAAACAGGTGAAATGCCCACTGAGGGGAGAAATACCAAGGACACCGCACACTCTCCACACAGCCCCACTTCCAGCCTCCATTCACTCCCTGCTCTGAGCTCCATAAAGCTGGGTCTTAAGAGTCCCCTGGGCTGGTAAGTTCAAAGGCTCAAAGCTTCTCTGTGCCCTGTCATTTCTCCCCCTAGAGGTTTCAAAGAAACCTGGAATGAGCAACGTATTcaactcttaatttttttaaatagaatgttttttaatagaactgaagcccagaaagaaTGCATTATAAGAGCATAAATTTAGACAATACATATATTGTTGCATGCACTTCATATATTTTGCCAATAGTCTTCCTACTTTATTATTTCCAACATTGttactatacacacacactacaatTTAATTCATAATACAAACTTTACTGAACTTCAATATTACCTAAAGTTGAATCACTTAATACAATTTATGTgcaattatatttctttcattttaaatgccaGCCAGGTGGACAGTGTGTGTTATCTGAAATAAAGATTGGTATACATAGCaattatgtgtctgtgtgtgtatcaTTTTAACgaatatctctttgacataatatttggaaaaagaatcCCTTCCCCATTATAACAGTGTTTCCATGGTAATAAGTAATTTCCTTTGTGATGATTCACTTTAAACAAGAGTAATGCCAACATATGAAATAAGAGACTGATTGTGAGGATGTATatttctagatttaaaaagaagaatattgaGCAAATACTTTTTGTTAAATTATAGCGCAGTTTACCTTGGCAAAACATGTTAGCTTGAGTCTTAACTGTTGACAGGCTGTCATTCAACATCTGATGGCAGGAATTCTGATGGTAGGTCAGTGCCcaaaagaatagtaaaaatgCCTTGTCAAAGTAGGTCTTGAAAACTTAAACTTGTGGAGTAAGGATGGACATCCTTTGTATGTTGGCTTTTAACATGTCCACTGTTCAAAACTTGGTTCCCAGCAGTATTTTGTGAAGCCTCCGACGGATCTCCTTGGTTTTAATGGAATAGATGATAGGATTGAGTGTTGGAGGCACAAAGAGATAGAGGAGGGACAGGAGTGTATGTACATACCGTGGGGCATGTCTTCCATAGCGAGCAGCCATGGACACACCAACCATGGGCACATAAAAGATGAGCACAGCACAGATGTGTGACACACATGTGTTAAGTGTCTTTAATCGTTCTTCCCGGGAGGCAATGGCAAGTACAGAGCGGAGTATGAGCACATAGGACACAAGAATGAATGCAGAATCCAGGCCAAAGGTAGAGATGACAATGAACAGACCAAAGATATTATTGACGGTGATGTCACCACAGGGCAGGCGGATCAGATCTGGATGCAGGCAGTAGGCATGGGAGAGTACGTTGGCCTTGCAGAAGGGTAACCTCTTCAGAAGAAAAGGCAGTGGGAAAACCATACAGAAACTGCGGATGATAACGGACGTGCCCATACACACCACACGGGCATCAGTGAGCACTGTGGTGTAGCGCAGCGGGTTACAGATGGCCACATACCGGTCGAAGCTCATGACCAGCAGGATCCCAGACTCCATGAAGGAGAAGAGATGGATAAAGAACATTTGGGCCATGCAAGAATCAAAACTGATCTCCCTTAAGTAGAAGCAAAATGTGCCCAGGACTGTGGGCAGTGTGGAAAAAGACACACCTACATCATTAACTGATAGCAGGGACAAGAAGTAGTACATAGGCTGGTGAAAGCTCTGTTCCTTCTTGATAACAAAAAGGATAAGGGCATTTCCCACAATGGAGACAATGTAGAAGGCACCAAGAAGCAAAAACATCCAGTGTTGGGAGGTCTCCAGCTCTGGGAGTCCTGTCAAGGTGAAGGGAGGTAGCCCTGAGCTATTGTGTGGCTTACCTCCCATCCTGGGACTCCTGCTTAGAGTCTAGGGCCATTCTCCtgtaaaagaagacaaatatacatttatatgcataGCGTCTGCCTAATATTTGAAGACTCTCACATAAAATCCAGATCTTCACTTTACAGCATTAATCAGTTTTGTTCACTAACCCTGTCATTCTTGCCTCCCATTGTTACCAAGATTTCTGAAATGATTTGTGTTGTCTCAATTCACCTGTCTGGCAACTCAGGTCCCTTTGTCCTCCTTTACAACTGTGTGTTTTGTCACTATGCTCTTTCTCACATTCAAGGCTATGAAATCTTTTCTTCATCAACCTGTGAGTATCATTTTGTTTAAGACCTAAGACAAAACTCCTCTGATCAATACTTCCTCAATTATTATGTCCTCTTTCTGAGCAAACCACTGATTCACTGAACCATAGTCTCTTCTTTTTTCCACTCTTTCATGTTACTAAAAATCCACTGCTCCCAATTTCCCTGCTCCTATATGGCCTCTCAGttctttcatccattcatctggaCAGAAGATAAGTGGACAATAAGATGTCCATTCATAAAGATAACCTATCAGATGTTCATCTAGGTACACTAGAATTTCATATTTCTATCCACGTTTTCATTCTTCTATCCATTTATCTTAAGTCATCATTTTTGCCCTGAATAATTTAATTTACTGAAAgtcatttcttaatatttttttcagaacaaAATAGTACCTATCTCCTAAATAATAATTTCTCTATACCACAGACTTGCCTCTCATCCATCTTCTACATCTCTTTGAATAAAAATCATCATTATGCCCAAGACTGAGACTCAAAATCCAAACATCACTTTGActacttctttttcttcaccTACTACATATGTTAAGTCAGGTAACAGCCAATGAAAATACCAAACCCCAAGTACCCTGTCAGCACCTTTTGGAAATTCATTCCACCTGCAACATTCCACACTTCAGATACAAGGTATCACATTAGTATACCATAATAACAGACTCCTAATAAATATCTCACCTTTCACTCTTCATCTCTATTATGAGATAGAACTAATATTGTTAAAGGAAAATCTGAAAATGCACTTTTCAGATTAGAATCCTTAAATAGTCCCTCATTATCAATTGATCAAATCCAGGTTGATTAGTCTAAAATTAAAGGCCATCTATAGTTAATactaaattaatatttctgaTCCCAACTCTCAAAATTCTCTTTCTTATACCTCATAACATCCAGATAAGTCTAGTTGCTGTGATCCAAACTTGACCTGCAGCTTCCCAGCTCCTAGAGGTTGCCCCTGACTCCATGAACATAACATTCAATCCATCTTCCAGGGCTGAGGTCCAAGGATACCCTCCTCCATGAATGTTCGGCGAGAGGTATTTTCCCTTACTCCTCACAGATCTACGGCATCTCCTTTTGTGTTCATTTCTCTTATCTTTTCTACTGTATCACTAACTCTTAAGAACTCAGCTCTGactcttatttatattttcagtgcCTGTTATGCTTTGTTTAGTGCAAGAGTTTGACCAGGAGAGGTACTCAGTAAGTCATTCACCTTTGtaggtttttgtctttttgttgtaaaTTGGAGATGCTAAGAAACTTACCTAATGGGATTGTGAAAAGCCAAAAGTGAACAGTTGTAAAAATGTTAGGACCAAAGATTTTTGCACCTCGaggtttcttttttgatttttggtttttgtttgtttgtttgttttgttttgtttttttgagactggatctcattctattgcctgggctagaatgcagtggtatcattgtagctcacagcaacctcaaacttctgggctcaagggatcctcctgcctcagactcctgagtagctaagactacaggcatggggCCTGGCTGTTcctcagattggtctcaaacttctgacctcaagtgatcctcccatcttggcctctcaaagtgctaggattacaggtgttagccaccacacccagctgcaaCTCTGAGTTCAAAAGCCTGCTCTACAACCTCACCTCCAGTCTTTCAGATAAGGTGCTCCTCCTTCCACACTGGGACTCTTCTACGCTTTCTTATCAGGATGCAATTTTGTCTTCATTCCATATTTTTAGGACCCCTTTGTTTTCCCTACATGAAAGCTCTTCCTATAcactttcatttgtttctgtatGCAATATACAGACACCTTTGATTTGGAGTCTTTTTAATACTAAGTAGGGTCCTTCCAAGTGGCTATCAAAACAGCCAGGGTCTTTTGATATAACCCCTGATTccagatttttttgaaaaaattagggAGGTGGTTATTCATACTGTGGCATCCGCATCCAAAGAATACCCTGATGAGGTATCCCTTCTGAAAAGGTAATGTGTGAAGCAGAAGCATCATGGAATTTCAGGAACCAAGAGCAACAGATGGAACATATAGCACTGGAAAGGTGATGATAGTGAAAGcacacaggggaaaaaaactgaCTCAGATTAGAGACAGCCTTTTCTCTTCTGGTGCCATATTGTAACACTCAAGAGTTTCTAAGCTAAGAAACAGTACTTTAGGGCCCAAATTTGGAGTGCCTGACACTCCAACTTACCTACCTGAGAGAGTTCTATGCATGGAAGGtacagaggaaggaagagcagCACTGGGGGCTCTGCACACACTGCACATGCTCCTCAGCTACCTCTGCCAGCTCCCTGGCCTGAACAGTATATAGTTACATCCAGGAATTCCCTTAAGCTATTATCAGGTGCTCATGGACTTCTGGGAATATGGGGCATCTCCAGTGTTCCACACCTCCCTGACTGAGCATTTCATTGCTCCTAAGACATATGCCAGAGTAGAAATGATCAGAACTGAAAGAGACCTGAAAGAACATTGTATACTATCTAGCcccacattttacagaaataattacaACCTAGAAAAAAAGAGATACCTCAAATGTATACAGCTTGTTACTGGCAGGATGATACTTAACTCAGCTTATGGCCTGTCCACTACACAACTATGATCAATATCCATAAGAAATGCTGGATTTTATAAAGAATGCTTAAGCCCCATATAAGTTAATTTCAGCATTTGAATTTATTAGAACATGTGAGATTCTCACTTGGGCCACCCATGAAATTGACCCTAATCATGATAAGAAGCACTGGTTCACTGTAGCTGACCACACACATACTGCAATTACAGATCAAATTGTAGAATATATTTGCCCTGATCAAGAAGGTGTTGAGGGCATTGCACTGTGCTGCCTTcttcataaatgtttattgaatacctgcTAGGGAGACAACAAAAGTAATAGGGATTAGTTGACAAAGTTGAAGTTATGTGGGCCTGAGTTTG
Protein-coding regions in this window:
- the LOC123641601 gene encoding olfactory receptor 51I2-like, which gives rise to MGNFGTNISSTTSFTLTGFPEMKSLERWLAVLLLLLYAISILGNTLILFIIKEEQSLHQPMYYFLSLLSVNDLGVSFSTLPTILAAVCFQAPAIAFDTCLAQMFFIHFFSWTESGILLAMSFDRYVAICNPLCYSTVLTDTRVAHIGISIILRSFCMVFPLPFLLKRLPFCKANVLTHSYCLHPDLIRLPCEDTTINSMYGLFIVISAFGIDSVLIFLSYVLILHSVLAIASQEERLKTLNTCVSHICAVLIFYVPMVSVSMVHRFGKHAPEYVHKFMSLAYLFVPPMLNPIIYSIKTKEIRRRLRKMLLGPNL
- the LOC123641602 gene encoding olfactory receptor 51I2-like → MGGKPHNSSGLPPFTLTGLPELETSQHWMFLLLGAFYIVSIVGNALILFVIKKEQSFHQPMYYFLSLLSVNDVGVSFSTLPTVLGTFCFYLREISFDSCMAQMFFIHLFSFMESGILLVMSFDRYVAICNPLRYTTVLTDARVVCMGTSVIIRSFCMVFPLPFLLKRLPFCKANVLSHAYCLHPDLIRLPCGDITVNNIFGLFIVISTFGLDSAFILVSYVLILRSVLAIASREERLKTLNTCVSHICAVLIFYVPMVGVSMAARYGRHAPRYVHTLLSLLYLFVPPTLNPIIYSIKTKEIRRRLHKILLGTKF